The Sphaerodactylus townsendi isolate TG3544 linkage group LG11, MPM_Stown_v2.3, whole genome shotgun sequence sequence TGTTGATTCCCTTGTTTATAGGCTATTCCTTCAAATGCAGAAATACGAAATTTATGTGGCTGTATTACATATTAGCTTATATGTATAGTAAGAGACATTAAATATTAAGACATGCAAAGAGCATTTATATAACTTTACCATATCCTGCCATTGCAGCTCCATTACCACCATTAATTATATTCTTGTTCTCTTCTGCCAGGACTCTGACATATCTTTTACTCAAGTCCAGGATTTGTTCACGCAGCTCAGCACTACTTTGTTGCCGTGGATGTTGAAAAGTATAGCGCAATAACATTATGCCCCAGATAAAACCAAAAACCAGCAACAATAAACTTAATTTCTGGGATGCATTTTTTCTTGAAAATGAGAAAAACATTTCTGAACAGACAGAAGATGTCAAAGCAGGCTGAAATCACAGTATTTTCatggtagatttaaaaaatcttcacagaACAGTCACTCCTCTGGAAAGAGAGTTTCATCTGTTTGTTTTCCAGTAGACATGCTTGATTCCTGAAACTGAAACAGAAGTGTATTCACTCAAAATGCCTTTCCAAAATACAGTGTT is a genomic window containing:
- the CCDC126 gene encoding coiled-coil domain-containing protein 126; its protein translation is MFFSFSRKNASQKLSLLLLVFGFIWGIMLLRYTFQHPRQQSSAELREQILDLSKRYVRVLAEENKNIINGGNGAAMAGYADLKRTIAVLLDDILQRLVKLENKVDYIVVNGSATNTTNGNLMPATTSKRVNAANNIR